The following coding sequences lie in one Candidatus Sericytochromatia bacterium genomic window:
- a CDS encoding Ig-like domain-containing protein — protein MSKVSYAALLMAAALSSACTGFITMTPPPITVGATQATTGAPATPGTAPAIAPAPAAPSAEAPVGSSPASGKQVREVRVTPESYIITAGEARDLLATVQFSDGTFDSNVTWASSDSRILEVNPTTGRISGKSEGVASIVASALGDPSKRALVTVTVRKGVVQEAVTRVDPASTSLAVGETRQLTGSVQMSDGSMSPNVRWESSNQSVAVVSGGGLVTAVGKGRATITVSAAGDSTRRATCDVTVQ, from the coding sequence GTGTCGAAAGTCTCTTACGCCGCGTTGCTGATGGCCGCCGCCCTCAGCTCTGCCTGCACCGGGTTCATCACCATGACGCCGCCGCCCATCACGGTCGGTGCCACCCAGGCAACCACCGGTGCGCCGGCAACCCCGGGGACGGCCCCGGCGATCGCCCCGGCCCCCGCCGCGCCCTCGGCCGAGGCCCCCGTGGGCAGCAGCCCCGCCAGCGGCAAGCAGGTGCGCGAGGTGCGCGTCACGCCCGAGAGCTACATCATCACCGCCGGTGAGGCGCGCGACCTGCTGGCCACGGTGCAGTTCAGCGATGGCACCTTCGACTCCAACGTGACCTGGGCCAGTTCCGACAGCCGAATCCTGGAGGTGAATCCGACCACCGGACGGATTTCCGGCAAGAGCGAGGGCGTGGCCAGCATCGTCGCCAGCGCGCTGGGTGACCCGAGCAAGCGGGCCCTGGTGACCGTCACCGTGCGCAAGGGCGTGGTGCAGGAGGCCGTCACGCGGGTCGATCCGGCCAGCACGAGCCTGGCCGTGGGAGAGACCCGGCAGCTGACGGGTTCGGTGCAGATGTCGGACGGCAGCATGTCGCCCAATGTGCGCTGGGAAAGCTCGAACCAGAGCGTGGCCGTGGTCAGCGGCGGCGGCCTGGTCACGGCCGTGGGCAAGGGGCGCGCGACCATCACCGTCTCGGCGGCGGGCGATTCGACCCGACGGGCGACGTGTGATGTGACCGTCCAGTAA
- a CDS encoding Ig-like domain-containing protein: MTRRKRALGGLVGLVLLGCTPLPPDFIVTVAGSSAGTTPGATPPPGWNGAVGDRPAIRLRSSDTQLVLKPGDSQELAPWLRDEAGYPLREAVTWLSSNPRVATVDLASGRVEAQGEGEALLTVQAVRDPSARLTLTVSVIAQHLVSLIAITPPVLSLPRGGSETLAAVVTMHNGERHGNVVWSSSDDTIATVDSQTGLVRARREGRVTILAAYTVDKRYRGLAELTVVAADATPRPSPSPSEITFGPGATPLPGGRSPSPTPSPTLSPATSGIAGFPASATPRPVPTSDDELFELPLPTPEPEPTPTPRPTPTLRPSPTPTPTPTPTPTPTPVPTAVLTGRVVNSETGTGLAGATVTLSNGRSATTDASGSYRLVTTLGGVTLQASKSRFSAEAGAAYRVNLDASQADQTVTVPQDLTLTPQHWYNQLSGVSSTLRDLHAVDAATAWCVGDGGTIMRTTDGGSDWRPASLAPAVDYHGVFFINATTGWAVGSNGTIVKSTDGGASWNAQPSGGGETIRDVEFVNATNGWAVSQSAVYRTTNGGASWSRSTSANGLKVSFISPTRGVVGGAGAIYVTNSAGASWQRGASSTPSAGYSLQMTSPTDVWVFGEYAGSANYSVTRSTDGGLTFTRLCDYCSYSGGRVVDVASGRYITSTTSGFLETFFVNPTTGWRVGNNGVIQAY; encoded by the coding sequence ATGACGCGTCGCAAGCGAGCCCTGGGGGGATTGGTCGGCCTGGTGCTGCTCGGCTGCACGCCGCTGCCGCCGGACTTCATCGTGACGGTGGCCGGCAGCAGTGCGGGCACCACGCCGGGCGCGACCCCGCCCCCCGGCTGGAACGGCGCCGTGGGCGATCGCCCCGCCATCCGGCTGCGCAGCAGCGACACCCAGCTGGTGCTGAAGCCGGGCGACAGCCAGGAACTGGCGCCCTGGTTGCGGGATGAGGCGGGCTACCCGCTGCGGGAGGCCGTCACCTGGCTGAGCAGCAATCCGCGCGTGGCGACGGTCGACCTGGCCAGTGGGCGCGTCGAGGCGCAGGGCGAGGGCGAGGCGCTGCTGACGGTGCAGGCTGTGCGGGACCCCTCGGCCCGCCTGACGCTGACGGTCTCGGTGATTGCGCAGCATCTGGTCTCGTTGATCGCAATCACGCCGCCGGTCTTGAGCCTGCCCCGCGGCGGCAGCGAGACGCTGGCGGCGGTCGTCACCATGCACAACGGCGAGCGCCACGGCAACGTGGTCTGGTCCTCCTCCGACGACACGATCGCCACCGTCGACAGCCAGACCGGGCTGGTGCGCGCCCGCCGCGAGGGACGCGTGACGATTCTGGCCGCCTACACCGTCGACAAGCGCTATCGCGGGCTGGCCGAACTGACGGTGGTGGCCGCCGATGCCACCCCCAGGCCCTCCCCCAGCCCCAGTGAGATCACCTTCGGGCCGGGTGCCACGCCGCTGCCCGGCGGGCGATCGCCCAGCCCCACGCCGAGCCCGACGCTCAGCCCCGCCACCAGCGGCATCGCGGGCTTCCCCGCCAGCGCGACGCCGCGCCCCGTGCCGACCTCCGACGACGAGCTGTTCGAGTTGCCGCTGCCCACGCCGGAACCGGAACCCACACCGACGCCGCGGCCCACCCCGACCCTGCGGCCCAGCCCCACGCCGACGCCTACCCCCACGCCAACTCCCACGCCCACGCCGGTGCCCACCGCCGTCCTGACCGGGCGGGTCGTGAACAGCGAAACGGGAACGGGCCTGGCCGGCGCCACGGTGACGCTCTCCAACGGCCGCAGCGCCACCACCGACGCGAGCGGGTCGTACCGCCTGGTCACAACACTCGGGGGCGTGACGCTGCAAGCGAGCAAGAGCCGCTTCAGCGCCGAAGCCGGCGCGGCCTACCGGGTCAACCTGGACGCCTCTCAGGCCGATCAGACCGTGACGGTGCCGCAGGACCTGACGCTCACCCCGCAACACTGGTACAACCAGCTGAGCGGCGTCAGCAGCACGCTGCGCGACCTCCACGCGGTGGACGCCGCCACCGCCTGGTGCGTGGGCGACGGAGGCACGATCATGCGCACCACCGACGGCGGCAGCGACTGGCGCCCGGCCTCGCTGGCGCCGGCGGTCGATTACCACGGCGTGTTCTTCATCAACGCCACCACCGGCTGGGCGGTGGGGTCGAACGGCACGATCGTGAAGTCGACCGACGGCGGCGCCAGCTGGAATGCCCAGCCCAGCGGGGGTGGCGAAACGATCCGCGACGTGGAATTCGTCAACGCCACCAACGGCTGGGCGGTCTCGCAGTCGGCCGTTTACCGGACCACCAACGGCGGTGCGAGCTGGAGCCGCAGCACCAGTGCCAACGGCCTCAAGGTCTCGTTCATCAGCCCGACACGCGGGGTGGTGGGCGGTGCCGGCGCCATCTACGTGACGAATTCGGCCGGGGCCAGCTGGCAGCGCGGCGCGTCTTCCACCCCCAGTGCCGGGTACTCGCTGCAGATGACCAGCCCCACCGACGTCTGGGTCTTCGGCGAATATGCCGGCAGCGCCAACTATTCCGTCACACGCTCGACCGACGGCGGGCTGACCTTCACGCGGCTGTGCGATTACTGCTCGTACAGTGGCGGGCGGGTCGTGGACGTCGCCAGCGGACGCTACATCACCAGCACGACCAGTGGCTTCCTGGAGACCTTCTTTGTGAATCCCACCACCGGCTGGCGGGTCGGCAACAACGGGGTAATTCAGGCCTATTGA
- a CDS encoding response regulator — translation MRHVLIADDEAIVRHSIALMLQALGHTYVEAGSPREATRLAAAAIAAGTPFGLLVVDYNFIGEDQDGIELVETLFARHGRLPTLMLTASTDPDVRQDALDAGVGLVLNKPVQAEPFRVALEQLLSAWADPVSS, via the coding sequence GTGCGCCATGTGCTGATTGCCGATGACGAGGCGATCGTCCGCCATTCGATTGCCCTGATGCTGCAGGCCCTCGGCCACACCTACGTCGAGGCCGGTTCGCCGCGCGAGGCGACGCGCCTGGCGGCCGCGGCGATCGCGGCAGGCACGCCGTTCGGCCTGCTGGTGGTCGATTACAACTTCATCGGCGAGGACCAGGACGGCATCGAGCTGGTGGAAACCCTGTTCGCCCGCCACGGTCGCCTGCCGACCCTCATGCTGACGGCCAGCACCGACCCCGACGTGCGCCAGGATGCCCTGGACGCCGGCGTGGGCCTGGTGCTGAACAAGCCAGTGCAGGCCGAGCCGTTTCGGGTCGCGCTGGAACAACTGCTCAGCGCCTGGGCCGATCCGGTCTCCTCGTAA
- a CDS encoding ATP-binding protein, whose amino-acid sequence MTDAPVRPRRLASWLLTVGLLLACTGGYLTQTHLARSAEARALADELLGAYINGQNGFQELRDYYERRRDTELRGVRLLDTDQRMKNRYPRDFEPGGWAVLAPIRGADGVTRDWLELTYRPLPPLNSNLALWVALFLLGLAVRQVWRTREERAIAEAARRESEAREVVAESARRETEARLALVERERELERLNDIWSTFYAQISDDSSQMSNHIQALNGFIAQIDINLHDAVHDLYKAPLLGTGDLNDKGHLSLADVKSFLRCLEDRSIEVTREEMAAFVRNVDETIESIRWVIDGLPEYANRQTQPVDPRAELFALLEHLPPNLRSANDGLRIEALVPETAPRIMFNPVHFRSVVKNALYNAAASVRRAQREDEGLAGQITIRFVEQAERLGVMLEDNGTGFAEGVMDKLYRGRVESSNRRRRGGKGSLIVAAYLGFHQATFELANRPEGGARVTFWFNREDAGQPAGAALAEVRA is encoded by the coding sequence GTGACGGATGCGCCCGTGCGCCCTCGGCGTCTGGCTTCCTGGCTGCTGACGGTCGGCCTGCTGCTGGCCTGCACGGGGGGCTACCTGACCCAAACCCACCTGGCCCGCAGCGCCGAGGCCAGGGCGTTGGCCGACGAACTGCTGGGGGCCTATATCAATGGGCAAAACGGCTTTCAGGAACTGCGCGACTACTACGAACGCCGTCGCGACACCGAGTTGCGCGGGGTTCGCCTGCTCGACACCGATCAGCGCATGAAGAACCGCTATCCGCGGGACTTCGAGCCGGGCGGCTGGGCTGTGCTGGCCCCGATTCGCGGCGCCGATGGCGTCACGCGGGACTGGCTGGAGCTGACCTATCGCCCCTTGCCGCCGCTCAATTCAAACCTGGCGCTCTGGGTCGCCCTGTTCCTGCTGGGCCTGGCCGTGCGGCAGGTCTGGCGGACCCGCGAGGAGCGGGCGATCGCCGAGGCGGCCCGCCGTGAGTCGGAGGCGCGCGAGGTCGTCGCCGAGTCGGCCCGCCGCGAGACGGAAGCGCGGCTGGCGCTGGTCGAGCGCGAGCGGGAACTGGAGCGCCTGAATGACATCTGGTCGACCTTTTACGCCCAGATCAGCGATGACTCCAGCCAGATGAGCAATCACATCCAGGCTCTCAACGGGTTCATCGCTCAGATCGACATCAACCTGCACGACGCGGTCCACGACCTGTACAAGGCGCCCCTGCTGGGCACGGGCGATCTGAACGACAAGGGCCATCTCTCGCTGGCGGACGTGAAATCCTTCCTGCGCTGTCTGGAGGACCGTTCGATCGAGGTGACGCGCGAGGAGATGGCGGCCTTCGTGCGCAACGTCGACGAGACGATCGAGTCGATCCGCTGGGTCATCGACGGGCTGCCGGAATATGCCAACCGCCAGACCCAGCCGGTCGACCCGCGCGCGGAACTGTTCGCCTTGCTGGAGCACCTGCCGCCGAACCTGCGCAGCGCCAATGACGGCCTGCGCATCGAGGCGCTCGTGCCCGAGACGGCGCCGCGCATCATGTTCAACCCGGTGCATTTCCGCAGCGTGGTCAAGAACGCGCTCTACAACGCGGCGGCCTCGGTGCGCCGGGCGCAGCGCGAGGACGAGGGCCTGGCCGGACAGATCACGATTCGCTTCGTCGAGCAGGCCGAGCGCCTCGGCGTGATGCTGGAAGACAACGGCACCGGCTTTGCCGAGGGGGTCATGGACAAGCTGTACCGGGGGCGGGTCGAGTCGTCCAATCGACGCCGCCGTGGCGGCAAAGGCAGCCTGATCGTGGCCGCCTATCTGGGCTTTCACCAGGCCACCTTCGAGCTGGCCAACCGCCCCGAAGGGGGCGCGCGGGTGACGTTCTGGTTCAACCGGGAAGATGCAGGGCAGCCGGCCGGGGCGGCCCTTGCGGAAGTTCGAGCATGA
- a CDS encoding phosphate/phosphite/phosphonate ABC transporter substrate-binding protein, giving the protein MRLQGWNQGLVAIALGGLVGLLATVSTPAAPPPLVFAKVPSDGAGDKLSIRYGPLVRALSEAIGREVVFQSRPSYDKMAEAMQRGELDIVSVGPALYVQNERQYEPIVRPVRFKRSWYRGLLLVKADSKVRQLKDLAGARLGFVSTRSTSGYLLPALMLERAGLDLARDFADVRFYKGRHPDVVHAVTNGEVDAGAVYDDARIDAFGQDEAKRGETRVLAQTDKIPNDPIVVHRRLPAPLRLAVQRFFETLAAQPPEAVARVVSPLDEQISGWVHTEASDYDPVRAWTSALERAERGN; this is encoded by the coding sequence ATGCGGTTGCAAGGCTGGAATCAGGGGCTCGTGGCGATCGCCCTCGGGGGCCTGGTTGGTCTGCTGGCAACGGTCTCCACGCCGGCCGCGCCGCCCCCACTGGTCTTTGCCAAGGTGCCCTCGGACGGGGCGGGGGACAAGCTGTCCATCCGCTACGGCCCGCTGGTGCGGGCCCTCAGTGAGGCGATCGGGCGAGAGGTGGTGTTCCAGTCTCGCCCTTCCTACGACAAGATGGCCGAGGCCATGCAACGGGGCGAGCTCGACATCGTGTCGGTCGGTCCGGCGCTCTATGTCCAGAACGAACGCCAATACGAGCCGATCGTCCGGCCCGTGCGCTTCAAGCGTTCCTGGTACCGCGGCCTCCTGCTGGTGAAGGCCGACAGCAAGGTTCGGCAACTCAAGGACCTGGCCGGCGCGCGGCTGGGTTTCGTCAGCACGCGCTCGACCAGTGGCTACCTGCTCCCGGCCCTGATGCTTGAACGTGCGGGGCTGGACCTGGCCCGCGACTTTGCCGACGTGCGCTTCTACAAGGGGCGTCACCCGGACGTGGTCCATGCCGTCACCAACGGCGAGGTGGATGCCGGGGCGGTCTACGACGACGCGCGCATCGACGCCTTCGGCCAGGACGAGGCCAAGCGTGGCGAGACGCGTGTGCTGGCCCAGACCGACAAGATTCCCAACGACCCGATCGTCGTTCACCGTCGCCTGCCGGCGCCGCTGCGCCTGGCCGTCCAGCGTTTCTTCGAGACCCTCGCGGCGCAACCTCCCGAGGCCGTGGCGCGCGTGGTCTCCCCGCTGGATGAGCAGATCAGCGGCTGGGTGCATACCGAGGCGAGCGATTACGACCCCGTCCGGGCCTGGACCAGCGCCCTGGAACGGGCCGAGCGCGGGAACTGA
- a CDS encoding AAA family ATPase codes for MLESLLLEGFKPFGQAQQVPLGPLTLVYGPNSAGKSSLIQALLLLKQSLASAELGGALRPSGALVDLGTYRSLLHRHEASRTLRLGVGFRMSESGARPGVERGDYAFEWQFQTEYAAGEAVWLPQLRSVRYRFSDAQGALDCGLTRIREAATGAYVPVGEHVYKWLDPASLRSFSDWLRQRSRSEGSEPDPELGGKGWQQVLRAIEFQDAPLLPTRPVVRADAEAQLAARAGRVLQHHGGSLGMLSAALQRAFERLDYLGPLRSYPQRYTPLSGGDPRSVGRVGEHTASRILRHPEAVEDINRWFSRFELPYAIEAERIGTEVTGDIVVLNLLDQRTGVRVAPTDVGFGLGQILPVLVEGGGGSGRTICVEQPEIHLHPRMQAHLADFFIETARLPRAEARRGSARRERGHQWILETHSEALMLRLQRRVREGRLHPDDLCVLYVQPDGAHGSRVMRLSLDARGEFLDEWPDGFFEDSFLELFGEAAL; via the coding sequence ATGCTCGAATCGTTGCTTCTGGAAGGTTTCAAGCCCTTCGGTCAGGCTCAGCAGGTGCCCCTCGGGCCCCTGACCCTGGTCTATGGTCCGAATTCCGCCGGCAAATCCTCCCTGATCCAGGCCCTGCTGCTGCTGAAGCAATCGCTGGCCAGCGCGGAACTGGGCGGGGCGCTGCGCCCCAGCGGCGCGCTGGTCGATCTCGGCACCTACCGCAGCCTGCTGCATCGGCACGAGGCCAGCCGGACGCTGCGCCTCGGGGTGGGATTCCGCATGAGCGAGAGTGGCGCCAGACCCGGGGTCGAACGCGGCGACTACGCCTTCGAATGGCAGTTCCAGACCGAGTATGCGGCCGGCGAGGCGGTCTGGCTGCCGCAGCTGCGCAGCGTGCGCTACCGCTTCTCAGACGCGCAGGGCGCGCTCGATTGCGGCCTGACGCGCATTCGCGAAGCCGCCACCGGGGCCTACGTGCCGGTCGGCGAACACGTCTACAAGTGGCTCGACCCGGCCTCGCTGCGTTCTTTTTCCGACTGGTTGCGCCAGCGCAGCCGCAGCGAGGGTTCCGAACCTGACCCGGAGCTGGGGGGCAAGGGCTGGCAACAGGTGCTGCGGGCCATCGAGTTTCAGGACGCCCCGCTGCTGCCGACGCGTCCGGTTGTGCGGGCCGACGCCGAGGCCCAGCTGGCCGCCCGGGCAGGCCGGGTGCTGCAACACCACGGTGGCAGCCTGGGCATGCTCTCGGCCGCGCTGCAGCGGGCCTTCGAACGGCTCGACTACCTTGGCCCGCTGCGCAGCTACCCGCAGCGCTACACCCCGCTCAGCGGAGGCGATCCGCGCAGCGTCGGGCGGGTCGGCGAGCACACGGCCTCGCGCATCCTGCGGCATCCCGAGGCGGTCGAGGACATCAACCGCTGGTTCAGCCGTTTCGAACTGCCCTACGCGATCGAGGCCGAGCGCATCGGCACCGAGGTAACGGGCGACATCGTGGTGCTGAACCTGCTCGACCAGCGCACGGGGGTGCGGGTCGCGCCAACGGATGTGGGCTTCGGCCTGGGCCAGATCCTGCCGGTGCTGGTGGAGGGCGGCGGCGGCAGTGGGCGAACGATCTGCGTGGAGCAGCCCGAAATTCACCTGCACCCCCGCATGCAAGCGCACCTGGCCGATTTCTTCATCGAGACGGCGCGCCTGCCGCGGGCCGAAGCGCGTCGCGGCAGCGCCCGGCGGGAGCGGGGTCACCAGTGGATCCTGGAAACCCACAGCGAGGCCCTGATGCTGCGCCTGCAACGCCGGGTGCGCGAGGGACGCCTGCATCCGGATGACCTCTGCGTGCTCTACGTGCAGCCCGACGGGGCGCACGGCAGCCGGGTCATGCGGCTGTCCCTCGATGCGCGCGGGGAATTCCTCGACGAGTGGCCGGACGGCTTCTTCGAGGACAGCTTCCTGGAGCTGTTCGGCGAGGCCGCCTTGTGA